The Syngnathus typhle isolate RoL2023-S1 ecotype Sweden linkage group LG6, RoL_Styp_1.0, whole genome shotgun sequence genome has a window encoding:
- the LOC133156037 gene encoding heterogeneous nuclear ribonucleoprotein U-like protein 2 isoform X3, giving the protein MSFDVMKLKLNELKSELQRRGLNAIGLKVDLVRRLKSALDKEALGRVQTEELQAEAFAGSDSDPLLEEDGGSDSGSCYEEEEAEFEADSESGCSTIDLNANAELPKTAPIPEMVVKLEVDEKEDIIKEEMKEELIIEKNPETQEQLKVESEITGQHGQKRRCEESSGDNNFEQSQEKRSWNMQRSPASWQSGDERCLEQR; this is encoded by the exons ATGAGTTTTGACgtgatgaaactgaaactaAACGAGCTCAAGAGCGAGCTCCAGCGTCGCGGTTTGAACGCCATCGGTCTGAAGGTGGACCTGGTCAGGCGGCTCAAGTCGGCGCTGGACAAGGAAGCACTCGGAAGGGTCCAAACGGAAGAGCTGCAAG CCGAGGCTTTTGCTGGAAGCGACAGCGATCCACTGCTTGAGGAAGACGGAGGGAGTGACTCGGGAAGCTGctacgaggaagaggaggcagagTTTGAGGCGGATTCCGAGTCTGGCTGCAGCACGATCGACTTAAACGCCAACGCCGAGCTTCCGAAAACTGCCCCCATACCTGAGATGGTGGTCAAACTTGAAGTGGATGAAAAGGAAGACATCATCAAAGAAG AAATGAAGGAGGAACTCATCATTGAGAAGAACCCAGAGACGCAGGAGCAGTTGAAGGTGGAGTCGGAGATAACTGGACAGCACGGCCAAAAGCGACGGTGCGAGGAAAGCAGCGGTGACAACAACTTTGAACAATCCCAGGAGAAGAG ATCATGGAACATGCAAAGATCTCCCGCCAGTTGGCAGTCTGGAGACgaaag ATGCTTGGAGCAGAGATGA
- the LOC133156037 gene encoding piggyBac transposable element-derived protein 4-like isoform X2, protein MSFDVMKLKLNELKSELQRRGLNAIGLKVDLVRRLKSALDKEALGRVQTEELQAEAFAGSDSDPLLEEDGGSDSGSCYEEEEAEFEADSESGCSTIDLNANAELPKTAPIPEMVVKLEVDEKEDIIKEEMKEELIIEKNPETQEQLKVESEITGQHGQKRRCEESSGDNNFEQSQEKRSWNMQRSPASWQSGDESNSSSTPVGSVNKDAWSRDDVEDFSWHEAGWEPNQFSFTASPGPRSAAAELDSTSPADFLELFLTAELLQQIADWTNSYATRYFQAQSERLPHSRSCGWKPVSVAELKTLFGLTFITSYVKKPTISLYWSMDEVDATPHFGRTMPRNRFQLIWKFFKFNNTTPLDNNDKMYKVRPVLDYIVEKFKEMYQPGQNICIDEGMMLCRSRLSFRVFNPKKNIKYGIKSYILCDSATGYCFNLQPDVKETPMTSEIVFSLLDRLPGYGYTLYMNESYNSVAMCELLLGAETNICGKLKNNRGEPKIFRKVTKNELGVEDKVTRHNKRVMVVAWQGKLYVTTCHKDILKEVPQKGQKDEGPSSKPECVAAYNSSMTGVQKLDQKITYYPFVRKSTDWSKKFVAYLFQLCMFNAHVIYRARHPEERITLLEFMRSVVKSWTVKRYVLAQVRKDEEGTFERCGDLVAHRPCKRAPPRTDPDSRLDGQLAKHRLEYVTTASRSVDPPKRSGRRCRVCARRGLRKDTRMWCVSCCVALHPGECFTAYHTKLNYSE, encoded by the exons ATGAGTTTTGACgtgatgaaactgaaactaAACGAGCTCAAGAGCGAGCTCCAGCGTCGCGGTTTGAACGCCATCGGTCTGAAGGTGGACCTGGTCAGGCGGCTCAAGTCGGCGCTGGACAAGGAAGCACTCGGAAGGGTCCAAACGGAAGAGCTGCAAG CCGAGGCTTTTGCTGGAAGCGACAGCGATCCACTGCTTGAGGAAGACGGAGGGAGTGACTCGGGAAGCTGctacgaggaagaggaggcagagTTTGAGGCGGATTCCGAGTCTGGCTGCAGCACGATCGACTTAAACGCCAACGCCGAGCTTCCGAAAACTGCCCCCATACCTGAGATGGTGGTCAAACTTGAAGTGGATGAAAAGGAAGACATCATCAAAGAAG AAATGAAGGAGGAACTCATCATTGAGAAGAACCCAGAGACGCAGGAGCAGTTGAAGGTGGAGTCGGAGATAACTGGACAGCACGGCCAAAAGCGACGGTGCGAGGAAAGCAGCGGTGACAACAACTTTGAACAATCCCAGGAGAAGAG ATCATGGAACATGCAAAGATCTCCCGCCAGTTGGCAGTCTGGAGACgaaag TAATTCCAGTTCCACACCTGTTGGCAGTGTGaacaaag ATGCTTGGAGCAGAGATGATGTGGAGGACTTTAGCTGGCATGAAGCCGGCTGGGAACCAAATCAATTCTCCTTCACCGCAAGCCCCGGACCACGGAGCGCCGCCGCCGAGTTGGATTCCACCTCGCCGGCCGATTTCCTGGAGCTCTTCCTAACCGCCGAGCTACTCCAACAGATCGCGGATTGGACCAACTCGTACGCTACTCGCTATTTTCAAGCTCAGTCCGAGCGCTTGCCGCATAGCAGGAGTTGCGGCTGGAAACCCGTGTCAGTCGCAGAACTCAAAACTTTATTCGGACTCACGTTTATCACCAGTTATGTCAAAAAGCCAACAATTTCATTATACTGGAGTATGGATGAGGTTGACGCCACGCCCCATTTCGGCCGAACCATGCCGAGGAACAGATTTCAGCTCATATGGAAATTCTTTAAATTCAACAATACCACACCGTTGGACAACaatgacaaaatgtacaaagtCCGTCCGGTGTTGGACTACATCGTGGAAAAGTTCAAGGAGATGTATCAACCGGGACAAAACATTTGCATTGATGAGGGGATGATGCTTTGTCGGAGCCGCCTATCCTTCAGAGTCTTCAAcccgaaaaaaaacatcaaatatgGAATCAAGTCATACATATTATGCGATTCCGCCACCGGATATTGTTTCAACCTGCAACCCGATGTCAAGGAAACTCCGATGACGTCGGAGATCGTCTTCTCTCTCCTCGATCGTCTCCCGGGTTATGGTTATACGCTGTACATGAACGAGTCTTACAATTCCGTAGCAATGTGTGAGCTTTTATTGGGAGCGGAAACGAATATCTGCGGAAAACTGAAGAACAATAGGGGGGAACCGAAGATCTTTAGGAAGGTGACAAAGAATGAGTTGGGGGTGGAGGACAAGGTTACACGACACAATAAGAGGGTCATGGTAGTAGCGTGGCAGGGAAAGCTCTATGTGACAACTTGCCACAAAGATATATTGAAGGAAGTGCCCCAGAAGGGACAGAAAGATGAGGGTCCTTCCTCAAAGCCGGAGTGTGTCGCAGCGTACAACTCCTCCATGACCGGGGTGCAGAAGCTGGACCAAAAAATTACATACTACCCCTTCGTCCGAAAGTCGACAGACTGGTCCAAGAAGTTTGTTGCCTATCTTTTCCAGCTATGCATGTTTAATGCTCATGTCATCTACAGAGCAAGGCACCCAGAGGAGCGTATAACCCTCTTGGAGTTCATGCGCAGCGTTGTCAAGTCCTGGACTGTGAAGCGCTATGTTCTGGCGCAGGTAAGAAAGGATGAGGAGGGAACGTTTGAGAGGTGTGGGGACTTGGTGGCTCACCGGCCTTGTAAAAGGGCACCACCTAGGACTGACCCAGACAGCAGGCTCGACGGGCAGCTTGCCAAGCACAGACTTGAATACGTGACCACAGCTAGCAGGAGCGTAGACCCACCAAAGCGATCAGGAAGGAGGTGTAGGGTATGCGCTCGCAGAGGTTTGCGCAAAGATACCAGAATGTGGTGCGTGTCCTGTTGTGTCGCTTTGCATCCAGGAGAATGTTTCACAGCTTACCACACTAAACTCAACTACTCTGAATAG
- the LOC133156037 gene encoding piggyBac transposable element-derived protein 4-like isoform X1, producing the protein MSFDVMKLKLNELKSELQRRGLNAIGLKVDLVRRLKSALDKEALGRVQTEELQAEAFAGSDSDPLLEEDGGSDSGSCYEEEEAEFEADSESGCSTIDLNANAELPKTAPIPEMVVKLEVDEKEDIIKEEMKEELIIEKNPETQEQLKVESEITGQHGQKRRCEESSGDNNFEQSQEKRSWNMQRSPASWQSGDESSNSSSTPVGSVNKDAWSRDDVEDFSWHEAGWEPNQFSFTASPGPRSAAAELDSTSPADFLELFLTAELLQQIADWTNSYATRYFQAQSERLPHSRSCGWKPVSVAELKTLFGLTFITSYVKKPTISLYWSMDEVDATPHFGRTMPRNRFQLIWKFFKFNNTTPLDNNDKMYKVRPVLDYIVEKFKEMYQPGQNICIDEGMMLCRSRLSFRVFNPKKNIKYGIKSYILCDSATGYCFNLQPDVKETPMTSEIVFSLLDRLPGYGYTLYMNESYNSVAMCELLLGAETNICGKLKNNRGEPKIFRKVTKNELGVEDKVTRHNKRVMVVAWQGKLYVTTCHKDILKEVPQKGQKDEGPSSKPECVAAYNSSMTGVQKLDQKITYYPFVRKSTDWSKKFVAYLFQLCMFNAHVIYRARHPEERITLLEFMRSVVKSWTVKRYVLAQVRKDEEGTFERCGDLVAHRPCKRAPPRTDPDSRLDGQLAKHRLEYVTTASRSVDPPKRSGRRCRVCARRGLRKDTRMWCVSCCVALHPGECFTAYHTKLNYSE; encoded by the exons ATGAGTTTTGACgtgatgaaactgaaactaAACGAGCTCAAGAGCGAGCTCCAGCGTCGCGGTTTGAACGCCATCGGTCTGAAGGTGGACCTGGTCAGGCGGCTCAAGTCGGCGCTGGACAAGGAAGCACTCGGAAGGGTCCAAACGGAAGAGCTGCAAG CCGAGGCTTTTGCTGGAAGCGACAGCGATCCACTGCTTGAGGAAGACGGAGGGAGTGACTCGGGAAGCTGctacgaggaagaggaggcagagTTTGAGGCGGATTCCGAGTCTGGCTGCAGCACGATCGACTTAAACGCCAACGCCGAGCTTCCGAAAACTGCCCCCATACCTGAGATGGTGGTCAAACTTGAAGTGGATGAAAAGGAAGACATCATCAAAGAAG AAATGAAGGAGGAACTCATCATTGAGAAGAACCCAGAGACGCAGGAGCAGTTGAAGGTGGAGTCGGAGATAACTGGACAGCACGGCCAAAAGCGACGGTGCGAGGAAAGCAGCGGTGACAACAACTTTGAACAATCCCAGGAGAAGAG ATCATGGAACATGCAAAGATCTCCCGCCAGTTGGCAGTCTGGAGACgaaag CAGTAATTCCAGTTCCACACCTGTTGGCAGTGTGaacaaag ATGCTTGGAGCAGAGATGATGTGGAGGACTTTAGCTGGCATGAAGCCGGCTGGGAACCAAATCAATTCTCCTTCACCGCAAGCCCCGGACCACGGAGCGCCGCCGCCGAGTTGGATTCCACCTCGCCGGCCGATTTCCTGGAGCTCTTCCTAACCGCCGAGCTACTCCAACAGATCGCGGATTGGACCAACTCGTACGCTACTCGCTATTTTCAAGCTCAGTCCGAGCGCTTGCCGCATAGCAGGAGTTGCGGCTGGAAACCCGTGTCAGTCGCAGAACTCAAAACTTTATTCGGACTCACGTTTATCACCAGTTATGTCAAAAAGCCAACAATTTCATTATACTGGAGTATGGATGAGGTTGACGCCACGCCCCATTTCGGCCGAACCATGCCGAGGAACAGATTTCAGCTCATATGGAAATTCTTTAAATTCAACAATACCACACCGTTGGACAACaatgacaaaatgtacaaagtCCGTCCGGTGTTGGACTACATCGTGGAAAAGTTCAAGGAGATGTATCAACCGGGACAAAACATTTGCATTGATGAGGGGATGATGCTTTGTCGGAGCCGCCTATCCTTCAGAGTCTTCAAcccgaaaaaaaacatcaaatatgGAATCAAGTCATACATATTATGCGATTCCGCCACCGGATATTGTTTCAACCTGCAACCCGATGTCAAGGAAACTCCGATGACGTCGGAGATCGTCTTCTCTCTCCTCGATCGTCTCCCGGGTTATGGTTATACGCTGTACATGAACGAGTCTTACAATTCCGTAGCAATGTGTGAGCTTTTATTGGGAGCGGAAACGAATATCTGCGGAAAACTGAAGAACAATAGGGGGGAACCGAAGATCTTTAGGAAGGTGACAAAGAATGAGTTGGGGGTGGAGGACAAGGTTACACGACACAATAAGAGGGTCATGGTAGTAGCGTGGCAGGGAAAGCTCTATGTGACAACTTGCCACAAAGATATATTGAAGGAAGTGCCCCAGAAGGGACAGAAAGATGAGGGTCCTTCCTCAAAGCCGGAGTGTGTCGCAGCGTACAACTCCTCCATGACCGGGGTGCAGAAGCTGGACCAAAAAATTACATACTACCCCTTCGTCCGAAAGTCGACAGACTGGTCCAAGAAGTTTGTTGCCTATCTTTTCCAGCTATGCATGTTTAATGCTCATGTCATCTACAGAGCAAGGCACCCAGAGGAGCGTATAACCCTCTTGGAGTTCATGCGCAGCGTTGTCAAGTCCTGGACTGTGAAGCGCTATGTTCTGGCGCAGGTAAGAAAGGATGAGGAGGGAACGTTTGAGAGGTGTGGGGACTTGGTGGCTCACCGGCCTTGTAAAAGGGCACCACCTAGGACTGACCCAGACAGCAGGCTCGACGGGCAGCTTGCCAAGCACAGACTTGAATACGTGACCACAGCTAGCAGGAGCGTAGACCCACCAAAGCGATCAGGAAGGAGGTGTAGGGTATGCGCTCGCAGAGGTTTGCGCAAAGATACCAGAATGTGGTGCGTGTCCTGTTGTGTCGCTTTGCATCCAGGAGAATGTTTCACAGCTTACCACACTAAACTCAACTACTCTGAATAG